CATCAGCTGGAAAATATTTTTGGCCGCCGCGACTAAGCCGCAGCCCTCTATCTGGCAGTCTGGCCAGGCGCGCCGGCTGCTGACCTTTACCGCGCATATCCGATGGAGAACATCATGGCAACGACAAAATCCAGTGGGCAGAAGTTTATCGCCCGTAACCGCGCGCCGCGCGTACAGATTGAATACGATGTGGAAATCTACGGCGCCGAGCGCAAGATTCAGCTGCCGTTCGTCATGGGCGTGATGGCCGACCTGGCCGGTAAACCGGTAGAACCGCTGCCGGGCGTTGATGAACGTAAGTTCATGGAGATCGACATCGACAACTTCGATGAGCGCATGAAAGCGCTGAAGCCGCGCGTCGCATTCCAGGCGGAGAACACCCTGACCGACGAAGGCCGACTGAATATCGATCTGACCTTCGAAAGCATGGAAGATTTCTCGCCGGACGCGGTGGCGCGCAAGGTCGAGCCGCTGAGCAAGTTGCTGGAAGCGCGCACGCAGCTTTCCAACCTGCTCACCTATATGGACGGTAAAAACGGCGCGGAAGAGCTGATTGCGAAAATCCTGCAGGATCCGACGCTGCTGAAGTCGCTGGGTCATCTGGCGAAACCGGAAGAAACTGTCAAAGGTGATGAGGAATAACGATGAGCAACAATCCATCACAGCAACACCAGCCGCAGCAGGGGCAGCAATCCTGGGATCAGGATGAATTCAGCGCCCTGTTGAATAAAGAGTTCCGCCCGAAAAGCGATCAGGCGCGCGCCGCAGTAGAAAGCGCGGTGAAAACGCTGGCGCAGCAGGCGCTGGAAAACAGCGTTACCGTTTCCAGCGACGCCTATCGCACTATCCAGGCGCTGATCGCCGAGATCGACGAAAAGCTGTCGCGTCAGGTTAACCAGATCATTCATCACGAAGATTTTCAGAAGCTGGAAGGCGCGTGGCGCGGCCTGAGCTACCTGGTTAACAATACTGAAACCGACGAGATGCTGAAAATCCGCTTTATGAGCATCTCCAAGCAGGAGCTGGGCCGCACGCTGAAACGCTACAAAGGCGTGGGCTGGGACCAGAGCCCTATCTTCAAAAAGATCTATGAAGAAGAGTATGGCCAGTTCGGCGGCGAGCCGTTCGGCTGCCTGGTTGGAGACTACTATTTCGATCACAGCCCGCAGGATGTTGAGCTACTGGGCGAGATGGCACGCATCGGCGCGGCGGCGCACTGCCCGTTTATCACCGGCACCGCGCCGAGCGTGATGCAGATGGAGACCTGGCAGGAGCTGGCGAACCCGCGCGACCTGACCAAGATTTTCCAGAACACCGAATATGCTGCCTGGCGCAGCCTGCGCGAGTCGGAAGATGCACGCTACCTCGGCCTGGTGATGCCGCGCTTCCTGTCGCGCCTGCCGTACGGCATCCGCACCAATCCGGTGGACAGCTTCGATTTTGAAGAAGAGACCGAAGGCGCCAGCCACAGCAACTACACCTGGACCAATGCGGCCTACGCGATGGCGGCTAACATCAACCGCTCTTTTAAAGAGTTCGGCTGGTGTACCTCGATTCGCGGCGTGGAATCGGGCGGGGCGGTAGAAAACCTGCCGTGCCACACCTTCCCCAGCGACGACGGCGGCGTGGATATGAAATGCCCGACCGAAATCGCCATCAGCGATCGCCGCGAGGCCGAGCTGGCGAAAAACGGTTTTATGCCGCTGGTGCATCGTAAAAACTCCGACTTCGCCGCCTTTATCGGCGCGCAGTCACTGCAAAAACCGGCCGAATATCACGATGCCGACGCTACCGCCAACGCGCGTCTGGCGGCGCGCCTGCCGTATCTGTTCGCCTGCTGCCGCTTCGCGCACTACCTGAAGTGCATCGTGCGTGACAAGATTGGCTCTTTCCGCGAGCGCGAAGAGATGGAGCGCTGGCTGAATGACTGGGTAATGAACTACGTGGATGGCGATCCGGCCAACTCCTCGCAGGAAACCAAGTCCCGTAAGCCGCTGGCATCGGCGGAAGTGATGGTGGAGGAAATTGAAGATAACCCAGGCTATTACGCCGCGAAATTCTTCCTGCGTCCGCACTATCAGCTGGAAGGCCTGACCGTATCGCTGCGTCTGGTCTCTAAATTACCGTCGCTGAAAACGAACGATGCGTAACTGACGTCGCCGGGCATTATGCCCGGCGCTTACGGTTAGGGATCATGGCTTTCTGGTCTGGCTGATGCAGGATGCTCCAGCTAACCATAATAAATTGCTTATGGTTCGCCAGGTCAAATGCAAAAGCGTACTGAGTAAAAGCTGAGAGAAGGAGACACTGTGATGCCGATAAAAAGTATTTTGCTACAACTGATTGCATAACTTTTATCTTTTATATCCAGCGGCATCTCCGTCCTGAATTTTGTTTATTACGCTTTTCTTCAGGCTGGAAAGGGAATGATAAAGACAATTTGTTTAATGCTGTTATATCAGGATTGATTACTGTTATATATCTGACACTCTACGCGGTAGGAGAAAAAATAAAAAGAAAATATTAAGTAGTATTGCTTATGATTTTCTTCTTATTTTTTGAGCAGATATAGATTAAGTATCAAGCCTTTCTTCCCAAATATTTTTGAGATAAAAGCATGAAAAGTAAATCAGGTTCTCAAGTTCAACCCGGTTATTGTATCGTGCAACAACCTGGAACATTAGCGTCTCAAGCGCAAATGATTTTTCAGGGCAGAAAAAGGCCTTTTATCAACGCAATAAACTATCAGGCCAGCCATAGTGCTATCGATAAACAGATATTTGATGAGTTTTTATATGGGGTTTCTCATGATTAAACCCGTCATTAAGTATTTTCTGGTGTATACTTTAATCGTTATCTCATTTTTGCTGTTTTTTGCTGTGACAGGGTATTATACCTTCGTATTTGAATGGCATCATGATTTTATAGGGTCAGCGATAAATGCATTGATATTATTGACGTTAGTAGGGGCATCTATCGTTATATATTATATTGCAGAGAAAATAAAGATGCGCTTTTAATTTCCGGTGTGTTTTTAATGATAAAAAATAAACCGCAGCACCTACGACAAAAAAAACAATAACTTACCGAAAATAACACCAAGCGAACGTGTGTTCATCGTTTCATAGAAAAAATATCCAATAGAACGAAATATATCGAATAGCGAGCAAGCCCCAATAGCTAAAAATGTTAGCATAAATATCAATGTAATAAATTTCCTCATCACATGTTCTTTAAGTAAATCTGTCGGGTCAGTTTAGACAGTGAACTAGTAGAAGAAGTTATATTGTATCTGGCATTCTGTGTTTGATATGAACAAAGAAAGGGAATGCAAAGCAGAGGGTATTATAAGCTTATACCTCGCATAAGGCACTATTAACGTAATGCAATAACATTCTATTAGAGGAATACATGCTTGTTGTTATACAGCAATAGCATAGATTATTAAAAATAAATTATTAGATATAAAACATTACCAATGGCGTAACATCCCATCGCTGATTGATACAATGGATTAAAATCAAACAGGATAAAAGTGATGAACTCAAGACCCAGTTTCATTTCTGCATGGACGGCGGCTAAAAGAATTTACGATCCCGCTAACCCTTTAAAAAGAGTAAAAGAGACTATTGGCGGGAAGGTTAAGCAAAATTTTGAAATCCCTTATGAAAATGGTGGCTGGGTAAACAGCTGTGCAGTAAGAATGAGTTACGTTTTAAATTATACAGGCCACCCTCTACCGAGAGATAAGACTAAAACCGTCTCTGGAGATGATAAAAAATGGTATTTTTACAGAGTAAAGGATTTAATTGAATATCTAAAAAAAGAGTGGGGGCCGCCCGATCTCATCATCAGTTATCCCCAAATACCTGTTGATAAACTCAAAAATAAAAATGGTTTAATTCTTTTTGAAATATCTGGATGGGATGATGCAGGTGGTCATGCTACACTCTGGGACGGCAGAATATGTTCAGACCATTGCTATTTTAATGAGCCTGGTGTCAATTATTCTACGAACGCCGCTAATTTCTGGATGCTACCATGAAAAGAAATATTCTATTTATGGTTATTTTTGTTTCTACAATTTTTCCTTCATGGGGAAAAAATGTTGAAGACGGTGCAACCTTTATGAAGCGATTACCCTATACGCAATTAATCAAAGATATGGCATTAGCAAGATGCTTTGCGATGATTAACAATAATGATAAGGAAATGGCTCTGGATGCCGCACTGTCTTCAAATGCCATGCGTTCGTGGGCACCGTATAATTTCGTGGAAGGTGATAAAAAAATAAATGCGATCATTGATAAATACAAGGATCGGAAAAATAATTTTCACGTTGAAATACCGAATAATAGCAAAGGATATACGCTCAACTGTTTTAGACTTTATCACAGTAAAGAGCTTGATGATGTTGTGAAGGACGTTATAACGGAAAACCCTGATCATAATTGGTATCAGGATAATTAAGCTTTTTCCTTGCCAATTATAATGCCCTTAAGGAAAACGAAGCATTTATAGAAAAGGATAAGGAAAAACGCGGGCTGCTTTGCCTGATTTTCCTTAATTAGCAGCGCTTTAACATAAGCGATTATTCACAATAAGGAGTTATTACTATGGCTATTGATATGTTCCTGAAGGTTGACGGTGTTACCGGTGAGTCTCAGGACTCCAACCACAAAGGCTGGACTGACATTACTTCTTTCTCCTGGGGCGCGTCCCAGCCGGGTAACATGTCCGTTGGTGGCGGCGGCGGCGCGGGCAAAGTAAACTTCAACGATCTGCACGTTAATGCGCTGATCGACAAGTCTACTACTGCCATCCTGAAGCACTGCGCCAGCGGTAAGCATCTGAACAAGATCGAGCTTTCCGTATGCAAAGCGGGCGGCCAGCAGGTTGAATACACCAAAATTACCCTGGAAGATGTGCTGGTTACTTCCGTACAGTATACCGGTACGGATAATGGCGACACTGTCGGCGTTACCTATGCATTCCAGGCTTCACGCGTGAAGCAGCAGTACTGGGAGCAGACCTCTTCCGGCGGTAAAGGTGCTGAAAGCAGCGCTGGCTGGAATATCAAAGAAAATAAAGAAATGTAATGCCGCAGCCCGCCCTTACAGGGCGGGCAATTACTTGTATTAAAAATATTGGTAAGGAAGAGAAATGAACAGGCCAAATTTTTCACAAGTGATTTTAAAGGATTAAATGGGATATTAATTTTCATTGTAGACAGCTGGAGTGACGCAAGTGGGCATGCGACACTTTGGAATGGATCTTTATGTTCCGACCATTGTTATTTTCCTCAGGCAAGCAAGGCCGCATTATGGGTTTTAAAATAAGATTTCTTTGCTTTTTACTCTCTTTTTTTATACGACCTGTACAAGTGCAAACACCCGGTATACACCTGAAGAGTATATTAAAACTATGCATTAAGTACCTGCATTGCCCAGGGATATAACAGTAAAGAGGTCAAAAACGATGCCGCAGCCGCAGCACGGGGCTACCTGGAGTTTGGGGATTACTCTCTAGCCGCACATTCAGCAGTAAGAAAGTTAGGCGAAGAGTTCCTTGCAAAAAATTACGCCAGCCAGTCTGGCAAACAGATGGTGCTGGCTAAGTGTATTGATTTCTACCATAGCGAAGCATTGGCTGAACTGATTAAGCGTGTCAAAGGAAAACCGGATAATTAATTTTTTGTTTTTACATAATGAATCGGGAAATGTTTTATTTTTAATTCATGAATATTTTTAAAACAACACTGTTACTTGCATAAATACACTATTTTCCCGGCCAATATAATTATAAATAAGGCTAAAAGGAGATGTTATTTATGAACAAAAATGCACGGGTCAGGCGCTCATCTCTTCTTATATTTGGGATGCGGTTATAGAAAATGCTCAGCACTTTTTAAGATGCTCTTACATTCTCCCTTCCCGTTGTCTGTCGTTCAAACCACGCCGGTTTTTCCAAAGACCCGCGCGGTTTGAACGCCGAATATCACAAACGCAGGAAACCGTTATGCGCTTTACGATTATAACGAACAAACCGGGACATCAGCCGCCGCAGAGCAGCTGTGACTTTTTACCGCCCGGCGGCACGATCGGCCGCGGCGTCGATAACAATCTGGTGCTGCCCGATAACGATCGCACAATCTCTCGCCTGCAGGCGATTGTGCATATTACCGCCGATGGCGAATGCCGTATTACCAACCGCGGCAACGTAACGCGCGTGGAACTGAACGATATCCCGCTGGAGCGCGGCCGTCAGGTTGAGCTACAGGATGGCGATATTCTCGGTATTGATGAGTATCGTCTGCTGGTCAACGATCTCTCCGCCGCCGCGCAGCCTGCGGCACAGGACGCCGCGCCGGTTTCACGTCCTGCACCGCAGCCGCAACCGAAGATGGCTCCGGCGCAGCCCGCACCATCCGCAGGCGGCACCGCCGCCATTCCCAGCGAAATCTGGGATAGCCTGGCGAAAGAGTTCTCGATTTCCGACAGCATCTCTGCCAATCGCGCGAAGCCTGCCGCACCGACCAGCGATGCGCATCCGCTGACGACGCCGACGGCGGAAAACCGCAACCCGGAAGATCCGCTGGCACAGTTTAAAACCGGCGAGCCGCTGAGCTTCGATCGCCGCAGCCAGGCGCCGGATACGCTGTTTGAAAAAGATGAGCTGTTTAAATCGGACAGCATCTTCAATGACAACACGCCAACCACGCTGGTACAGCCTGCGGCGGAAAAAGCGGCGCAGCCGAAGCCGAAAGGGGATGAACTCGATCCGCTGGCGCTGTTCGGCGGTGGTAATGCCACGCCCGCTCAGCTTAACAGCGACGATCCGCTCGGCCTGATGATGGGCGGCGCGGTGCCGCTGGCGCATCCGGACGATGAACCGGCACAGCAGAACCCGCATCATGCTGTTTCAGACGCAGCTGCACCACAGGCTGCGGCCGCGCGTGATTCAGATCTGTTCGGCGCTTCAGGGGCCACTGCGCAGCCGTCAGGCTCACCTCAGGATCTGTCTGGCGCGACGGGATCCGCAGTGCAGCCATCAGAAGCGCCTCAGGATCTGTTTGACACTTCGGGATCCATTTCGCAGCCGTCAGGCTCGCATCAGGATCTGTTCGGCGGCAGGGACGATCTCGCCAGCTCACCGCTGTTCGCCGATGAGCCGCCGCAGCGCGTCGAAAAGGACGCTGATTTTGCTGCGCCGGAGCAGGCGGAAGATGAGGCTCTGAGCGCGTCGCCGCTGTTCGCCGATCTGCCTGCGGATGAGCCGGGAGCGATTGAAACCTCGCCGCTGTTTAATCAGCCGCGCCAGGCAGAGACCCCCGATTACGGCGGGATTACCCTGCCGACGCCGCAGGCGGTGCAGCGCAGCGTAACGCCGCCGCCGAAGGGGCGTTTGCGTATCGACCCGGTCGCTTCCACTCGCAGCAGCCAGCCGCAGTCGAACGCCGGCGGCGGCGAAGCGCTGCAGGGCGAGCTGCTGCAGGCGCTGCTGGATGGCATGGGTCTGAACGATATGCAGCCGACGCCGCACTTCGATCGGGAAAATATGCAGCAGCTGGGCCAGATGCTCGGCATGTTCTCGCAGGGCACCGTCGCGCTGCTGTCGTCACGCTCGATTCTGAAACGCGGCGTGAAAGCGGATATGACCGTGATCCTCGATGACGCCAACAACCCGTTTAAGCTGCTGCCTTCCGGTAAAACCGTGCTGATGCAGATGTTCGGCAGCCGCATGCCGGGCTTTATGCCGCCGAAGCAGGCGGTGCGCGATGCGCTGGTCGACCTGCAGGCGCATCAGCTGGGCATGATCGCCGGTATCCGCGCCATCATCGCCGCAATGCTGCAATCCTTTAATCCGCAGCAGCTGGAAGAAGAAGCGCGTCAGGAGGGGATCACCTCGCGGCTGTCGTTGCCGGGCAGCCGTAAAGCGGCGCTCTGGGAGCATTTCAACCGTCGCTATAACGAAACCGCGGGTGAGATCGAGGATGACTTCCATACGCTGTTCGGCGAAGCGTTTTTGCACGCTTACGATATGGAAGTTAACCAATATAAAGACTCACAGACCGCCTCGGACGAATGATGAATATCACCATTGCCTCAATGTCGAACCAGGGAACCCGCGAGAGCAATCAGGATCAGACGGGCGACATCGTGGGCGAGCGCTCCGCCTGCTTTGTGGTCTGTGACGGCGTCGCCGGTTTTCCCGGCGGCGATCTTGCCGCAAAGCTGGCGCGCAACACCCTTATTGAGCAGTTTGACGGCGACGCGCACCTTGATGCGCAGCAGATCCGGCAGTACATCCACAGCGCCAACCGGGCGATTCGCCAGCAGCAGAAACAGGATCGCGACCGCAGCCGGATGGGCACCACTCTGGTCAGTCTGTTTATCGATCGCGATTATCAGCTGGCCTACTGGGCGCACGCGGGCGATAGCCGCCTCTATCTGTTTCGGCGCGGCTATCTCTACCACGTCACCACCGATCACAGCCTGATCCAGCAGATGAAAGATGCCGGACATCAGACCGAAGGCATTAACAGCAACCTGCTCTATTTTGCGTTGGGCATGGGCGACGAAGGCCGTGAGGCCAGCTACAGCGACGTGGTGCCGATTGAGGATGGCGACGCCTTCCTGCTCTGCACTGACGGCTTCTGGCACGGCGTCTCCCGGGAGCAGATGCAGCAGGCGCTGCATATGGTGAACACGCCGGAAGAGTGGCTGACGCTGATGCATCAGGCGCTGAAAAATAATGAGGAACAGGCGGACGGCGATCAGGATAACTACAGCGCGATGGCCGTCTGGATAGGATCGCCGCAGGATACGACGCTGCTGCACTCGCTCTCTGAGGCGGCGCAGTTTATTCCCCTTCGCGACTAATCATTTTAAAAGGAATGCTATGAAACTCTGGTTAACCGGCGTGTTAACGCTGCTGATGGCCACCAACGCCTGGGCGGAAAATTACAATATTGCCTCTTCCCGTTCGAAAAACCTGGATGTGTGGATCGATAACGTCAAAAGCCAGGAGCCGCAGGACTGGTGCGCGCGCCAGGTGCCGCTGCGTATCGTGTTAAAAGGCGATGGTTCCACCGCCGTACTGGACGATTTTATGCCGAAAGTGGGCGCGCTGATGGTACGCGCGTGCGGCAAAATCACCACGCTGAACTGGCATACGGAAGATGCGAACGGAAAACTGCTGGCACAGGGCAGCGCGGATAAAGCCAGCGGCTGGCAGGTGAACGTCGCGCCGGCAGCGCCGCAGGCGCCTGCCGTGGCGGAAACGCCCGCTGTAACCGAAACGCCGGCTGCGCCGGCGATCAATCCGGAAGACCTCTCTCCGCCGGCCGATACCACGCCCTGGCTGCAGTTCAGTCTGCTGGATGGCTGCCATTTCCGCACCTGGTGGAATGATGAGAATCACACCAGCGCGCTGTTCGTTCCGGCCAAAGAGGGCGTGAAGTGCGGCGACAACGGCTGGCTGAGCGGGCAGGGCCAGATGACGCGCATTGGACACGGCGCCGCGAAAAATCAGCCGGTTACCTTTCTGCAGGGCTTCCCGGTGATGGGCCTGGCGACGAAAAGCGATAAGCGCGGCCTGCAAATCACTACCGTCAATAACGAACGCATGGTGCTGGCTGACGAACGTTCGCCGCAGAGCTGGATGATCCTGCCCTGGTCCTCCGATCTCAACGGCTGGCAGGCGAGCGGCGTCGTGGCGGTACAGGTGAGTCAGGCGGAAGCGGGTGACGAAAGCGCGCTGAAGGCGCGCCTGAGCGAGGTGCGCAAAGTCTGGTCCTCTTACCTTAATGACGCGCCGCTGACCATTAAGCTGGTCAACGCGCTCTATCCGCAGCTGAAAGACCCGACCGCCGGGGCCTGGCGTACCATCAACTAATCAACAAGGAAGCGCGATGCACTCTTTACACCAACTGCTGGCGGGAAGCTCGCTGGATGAAACGCTGGCGCGCGTCGAAGCGCAGATTAAAGCCGCGCCCGGCGATGCTGATTTGCGCGCCGCGTTTGTGCAGCTGCTCTGTCTGGCGGGCAACTGGACGCGGGCGCAAACCCAGCTGAAATCCTGGGCCGCGCTAAAGCCACAGTCGCAGCCGACGGTTACGCTGCTGGATCAGGCGATCCGCGGCGAGATGCAACGCGCTGCGGTCTTCGCCGGTCAGGCTGAGCCGCGTCTGCCGGGCGAAGCCTGGGGCTGGGCTGCGCAGCTGTTCGCCGCGCTGCAGGCGGATATTCAGGGCGATCGCGCGCAGGCTGACGCACTACGCAGCGCCGCGCTGGATGCGGCCGCGTTGAATCCCGGCAGCGCGCAGGCGCAGGGCGATGAGCAGGCGCAGCCTTTCGCCTGGCTGGTGGACGGCGATAGCCGCCTCGGCCCGGTCTGCGAACTGTTGGTCAACGGCCACTATTTTTGGGTGCCGTTCAGCGCGATCGCCACAATGCGCTTTCAGGCACCGGCCAGCGTAACCGATCTGGTATGGCGGCATACGCTGGTGCAGCTGGTGGACGGCGCCGAGCAGGTGTGTCAGGTGCCGGTGCGCTATCCCTTTGACGCCGACGCGCAGGACAGCCTGCGTCTGGCGAGCCTGACCGAATGGCGGCCGCTGGATGAAGCGCAGCAGCACTATGTCGGTCAGGGCCAGAAAGTCTGGCTAAACGACGAGGCGGAGTTCCCGCTGTTGAGCCTGGAGACGCTGACCTTCGCCGCCAGCGATTTGGCCGATGCGTAGCGACA
This DNA window, taken from Mixta gaviniae, encodes the following:
- a CDS encoding type VI secretion system amidase effector protein Tae4 yields the protein MNSRPSFISAWTAAKRIYDPANPLKRVKETIGGKVKQNFEIPYENGGWVNSCAVRMSYVLNYTGHPLPRDKTKTVSGDDKKWYFYRVKDLIEYLKKEWGPPDLIISYPQIPVDKLKNKNGLILFEISGWDDAGGHATLWDGRICSDHCYFNEPGVNYSTNAANFWMLP
- a CDS encoding T6SS effector amidase Tae4 family protein, coding for MVRKRNEQAKFFTSDFKGLNGILIFIVDSWSDASGHATLWNGSLCSDHCYFPQASKAALWVLK
- the tssC gene encoding type VI secretion system contractile sheath large subunit, with translation MSNNPSQQHQPQQGQQSWDQDEFSALLNKEFRPKSDQARAAVESAVKTLAQQALENSVTVSSDAYRTIQALIAEIDEKLSRQVNQIIHHEDFQKLEGAWRGLSYLVNNTETDEMLKIRFMSISKQELGRTLKRYKGVGWDQSPIFKKIYEEEYGQFGGEPFGCLVGDYYFDHSPQDVELLGEMARIGAAAHCPFITGTAPSVMQMETWQELANPRDLTKIFQNTEYAAWRSLRESEDARYLGLVMPRFLSRLPYGIRTNPVDSFDFEEETEGASHSNYTWTNAAYAMAANINRSFKEFGWCTSIRGVESGGAVENLPCHTFPSDDGGVDMKCPTEIAISDRREAELAKNGFMPLVHRKNSDFAAFIGAQSLQKPAEYHDADATANARLAARLPYLFACCRFAHYLKCIVRDKIGSFREREEMERWLNDWVMNYVDGDPANSSQETKSRKPLASAEVMVEEIEDNPGYYAAKFFLRPHYQLEGLTVSLRLVSKLPSLKTNDA
- a CDS encoding type VI secretion system accessory protein TagJ, with protein sequence MHSLHQLLAGSSLDETLARVEAQIKAAPGDADLRAAFVQLLCLAGNWTRAQTQLKSWAALKPQSQPTVTLLDQAIRGEMQRAAVFAGQAEPRLPGEAWGWAAQLFAALQADIQGDRAQADALRSAALDAAALNPGSAQAQGDEQAQPFAWLVDGDSRLGPVCELLVNGHYFWVPFSAIATMRFQAPASVTDLVWRHTLVQLVDGAEQVCQVPVRYPFDADAQDSLRLASLTEWRPLDEAQQHYVGQGQKVWLNDEAEFPLLSLETLTFAASDLADA
- a CDS encoding T6SS amidase immunity protein Tai4 family protein; this translates as MKRNILFMVIFVSTIFPSWGKNVEDGATFMKRLPYTQLIKDMALARCFAMINNNDKEMALDAALSSNAMRSWAPYNFVEGDKKINAIIDKYKDRKNNFHVEIPNNSKGYTLNCFRLYHSKELDDVVKDVITENPDHNWYQDN
- the tssB gene encoding type VI secretion system contractile sheath small subunit, encoding MATTKSSGQKFIARNRAPRVQIEYDVEIYGAERKIQLPFVMGVMADLAGKPVEPLPGVDERKFMEIDIDNFDERMKALKPRVAFQAENTLTDEGRLNIDLTFESMEDFSPDAVARKVEPLSKLLEARTQLSNLLTYMDGKNGAEELIAKILQDPTLLKSLGHLAKPEETVKGDEE
- a CDS encoding PP2C family protein-serine/threonine phosphatase; translated protein: MNITIASMSNQGTRESNQDQTGDIVGERSACFVVCDGVAGFPGGDLAAKLARNTLIEQFDGDAHLDAQQIRQYIHSANRAIRQQQKQDRDRSRMGTTLVSLFIDRDYQLAYWAHAGDSRLYLFRRGYLYHVTTDHSLIQQMKDAGHQTEGINSNLLYFALGMGDEGREASYSDVVPIEDGDAFLLCTDGFWHGVSREQMQQALHMVNTPEEWLTLMHQALKNNEEQADGDQDNYSAMAVWIGSPQDTTLLHSLSEAAQFIPLRD
- a CDS encoding Hcp family type VI secretion system effector; the encoded protein is MAIDMFLKVDGVTGESQDSNHKGWTDITSFSWGASQPGNMSVGGGGGAGKVNFNDLHVNALIDKSTTAILKHCASGKHLNKIELSVCKAGGQQVEYTKITLEDVLVTSVQYTGTDNGDTVGVTYAFQASRVKQQYWEQTSSGGKGAESSAGWNIKENKEM
- the tagH gene encoding type VI secretion system-associated FHA domain protein TagH produces the protein MRFTIITNKPGHQPPQSSCDFLPPGGTIGRGVDNNLVLPDNDRTISRLQAIVHITADGECRITNRGNVTRVELNDIPLERGRQVELQDGDILGIDEYRLLVNDLSAAAQPAAQDAAPVSRPAPQPQPKMAPAQPAPSAGGTAAIPSEIWDSLAKEFSISDSISANRAKPAAPTSDAHPLTTPTAENRNPEDPLAQFKTGEPLSFDRRSQAPDTLFEKDELFKSDSIFNDNTPTTLVQPAAEKAAQPKPKGDELDPLALFGGGNATPAQLNSDDPLGLMMGGAVPLAHPDDEPAQQNPHHAVSDAAAPQAAAARDSDLFGASGATAQPSGSPQDLSGATGSAVQPSEAPQDLFDTSGSISQPSGSHQDLFGGRDDLASSPLFADEPPQRVEKDADFAAPEQAEDEALSASPLFADLPADEPGAIETSPLFNQPRQAETPDYGGITLPTPQAVQRSVTPPPKGRLRIDPVASTRSSQPQSNAGGGEALQGELLQALLDGMGLNDMQPTPHFDRENMQQLGQMLGMFSQGTVALLSSRSILKRGVKADMTVILDDANNPFKLLPSGKTVLMQMFGSRMPGFMPPKQAVRDALVDLQAHQLGMIAGIRAIIAAMLQSFNPQQLEEEARQEGITSRLSLPGSRKAALWEHFNRRYNETAGEIEDDFHTLFGEAFLHAYDMEVNQYKDSQTASDE